The proteins below come from a single Dermatophilaceae bacterium Soc4.6 genomic window:
- a CDS encoding DUF2530 domain-containing protein, with amino-acid sequence MSTPDARMESSPAGGAGAGPRPATVSVPTVCVVGSLAWLVVLVVTLVVPDLHTGERSWWPWTAVAGLALGVGCWLYVRRGRGNAAGA; translated from the coding sequence ATGAGCACCCCCGACGCCCGTATGGAGTCCTCCCCCGCCGGGGGCGCGGGGGCGGGCCCACGACCGGCGACCGTCTCGGTCCCGACGGTCTGCGTCGTCGGGTCGCTCGCGTGGCTGGTCGTGCTCGTGGTCACCCTGGTGGTGCCGGATCTCCACACGGGCGAACGCTCGTGGTGGCCGTGGACGGCCGTCGCCGGGCTCGCGCTCGGCGTCGGGTGCTGGCTCTACGTCAGGCGCGGGCGGGGGAATGCCGCAGGCGCCTGA
- a CDS encoding cold-shock protein, with translation MPTGKVKWYDAEKGFGFLSDDEGADVFLHANALPEGTTTLKGGTRVEFGIVEGRRGAQALSLRVLDPAPTVTAGKRAALRKPADDMVVIVEDLIALLDSVGEGLRHGRYPDKEFASKVSQVMRAVATDLEA, from the coding sequence ATGCCGACCGGCAAGGTGAAGTGGTACGACGCCGAGAAGGGCTTCGGCTTCCTCTCCGACGACGAGGGCGCTGACGTCTTCCTGCACGCCAACGCCCTGCCTGAGGGCACCACCACGCTCAAGGGCGGCACGCGCGTCGAGTTCGGCATCGTCGAGGGCCGCCGCGGCGCCCAGGCGCTGTCGCTGCGCGTGCTCGACCCCGCGCCGACCGTCACCGCGGGCAAGCGGGCCGCGCTGCGCAAGCCCGCCGACGACATGGTCGTCATCGTCGAGGACCTCATCGCCCTGCTCGACTCGGTCGGTGAGGGCCTGCGTCACGGGCGCTACCCCGACAAGGAGTTCGCATCCAAGGTCTCGCAGGTCATGCGGGCCGTCGCCACCGACCTCGAGGCGTGA
- a CDS encoding aldose 1-epimerase family protein encodes MTSFSALAPEGQPTGQQWTISRGGDVLTVVEVGGGLRSWSRGGVDVVAGYPADATVVAGRGQQLIPWPNRVADGRWSFDGVDHQLPLTEPKLHNASHGLVRWASWGLGDLGEHHVTLTHRLHPQPGWDWVLDLATTYTLTEAGLEVTTSAVNRSSTRAPYGYGAHPYLHVGDTPLDDLSLTLPGSSFLEVTPDRLLPVATHRVDGTAYDFRGGRVLGATDLDTAFTDLARGGDGRWEARLDGVALGAVTLWADEHYGWMQVFTGRSTSQTEGSNGIAIEPMTCPPAALASGADLVVLEPGGSHTGTWGIRIG; translated from the coding sequence GTGACGTCCTTCTCCGCCCTCGCCCCGGAGGGCCAGCCCACCGGCCAGCAGTGGACCATCAGCCGCGGCGGCGACGTGCTGACCGTGGTGGAGGTCGGCGGCGGGCTGCGCAGCTGGAGCCGCGGCGGGGTGGATGTCGTCGCCGGCTACCCCGCCGACGCCACGGTCGTGGCTGGCCGCGGGCAACAGCTGATCCCGTGGCCCAACCGTGTCGCCGACGGTCGCTGGAGCTTCGACGGCGTCGACCACCAGCTGCCGCTGACGGAGCCCAAGCTGCACAACGCGAGCCACGGGCTGGTGCGCTGGGCCTCGTGGGGGCTCGGCGACCTCGGCGAGCACCACGTCACCCTCACCCACCGACTGCACCCCCAGCCGGGGTGGGACTGGGTGCTCGACCTCGCCACGACCTACACGCTGACCGAGGCCGGGCTCGAGGTGACGACGAGCGCCGTCAACCGGTCCTCCACCCGGGCGCCCTACGGCTACGGCGCACACCCCTACCTCCACGTCGGCGACACCCCCCTCGACGACCTCTCGCTCACCCTGCCCGGCTCGAGCTTCCTCGAGGTCACTCCCGACCGGCTCCTGCCGGTCGCGACCCACCGGGTCGACGGCACGGCCTACGACTTCCGGGGTGGGCGCGTGCTCGGTGCGACCGACCTCGACACCGCCTTCACCGACCTCGCGCGCGGTGGGGACGGCCGTTGGGAGGCGCGGCTCGACGGGGTCGCGCTGGGCGCCGTGACCCTGTGGGCCGACGAGCACTACGGCTGGATGCAGGTCTTCACCGGCCGCTCGACCTCGCAGACCGAGGGCAGCAACGGCATCGCCATCGAGCCGATGACCTGCCCGCCGGCGGCCCTCGCGTCGGGCGCCGACCTCGTGGTGCTCGAGCCGGGGGGCTCGCACACCGGCACCTGGGGCATCCGCATCGGCTGA
- a CDS encoding DUF3027 domain-containing protein produces MPDSSTDSKPLKKDATLAAAVDVARAALDDVALAGAVGEHLEMVMEGERLATHYFDCSSPAYRGWRWAVSVARAPRQKDATVCETNLVPGPDSVLSPQWLPYDERLAPGDLSAGDVLPYREDDPLLEAGFEATGDDDVDQVGFVELGLGRPRVLSAEGRDDAAQRWYDGSHGPTAEVAVKAEASCSSCGFYVPMAGALRIVFGVCASEWSPSDGTVVSLDHGCGAHSETRAPLPEPEPMGEPILDELALEFV; encoded by the coding sequence GTGCCCGACTCCAGCACCGACTCCAAGCCCCTGAAGAAGGACGCGACCCTCGCGGCCGCCGTCGACGTCGCCCGGGCCGCCCTCGACGACGTCGCGCTGGCCGGCGCGGTCGGTGAGCACCTCGAGATGGTGATGGAGGGCGAGCGCCTGGCCACGCACTACTTCGACTGCTCGAGCCCGGCCTACCGGGGCTGGCGCTGGGCGGTCAGCGTGGCCCGCGCGCCTCGGCAGAAGGACGCCACGGTCTGCGAGACCAACCTCGTGCCGGGCCCCGACTCGGTGCTGTCACCGCAGTGGCTGCCGTATGACGAGCGTCTCGCCCCCGGCGACCTCAGCGCCGGCGACGTCCTGCCCTACCGCGAGGACGACCCGCTGCTCGAGGCGGGGTTCGAGGCGACGGGCGACGACGACGTCGACCAGGTCGGCTTCGTCGAGCTCGGTCTGGGGCGCCCGCGGGTGCTCAGCGCCGAGGGCCGCGACGACGCCGCCCAGCGCTGGTACGACGGGTCGCACGGGCCGACCGCCGAGGTCGCGGTCAAGGCCGAGGCGTCGTGCTCGAGCTGCGGCTTCTACGTGCCGATGGCCGGGGCCCTGCGCATCGTCTTCGGTGTCTGCGCCAGCGAGTGGTCGCCCTCCGACGGCACAGTCGTCAGCCTCGACCACGGCTGCGGTGCGCACAGCGAGACCCGTGCGCCGCTGCCCGAGCCCGAGCCCATGGGTGAGCCGATCCTCGACGAGCTGGCGCTCGAGTTCGTCTGA